aaaaacAGAGAAGATGGATaacttaaaacaataaaatgtaATTGACAAAACGTAAGTTAAATACCGCGTGGAGGATTAAGAGAAGAAAGCTATCTTAATCCAAAAATAGTTAATAATGTATGCTTCCATGGTGTCCAATAAAACAAAAGTTAAATACCGCGTGGATGAAATATCCTGTGGAAAATTTGTTAATGAAGTTGGTCTTAGAAATGCCTGGCCAAAAGGCTAATACTGGTACACGCAATATAAGCTCGAGAATGAGACATCATGTCAGTTGGTACGATGAGCCAACTCTAATAATAGCCCTTAGCTAGCAACTAGCAACTATCAACATTAAGAATAACCTTACAAAGAGACCAGAATACCAGAGTGGACGGGATGCAATTAGAAGAGCTTACTGGAAAACCGCATCAACCTAATTATCGACCCTAATCTTCATTCCTAAATTCTCCAATCTAACCATCAATCCAGTTCAAAATAGCGTTTCAAAAAATATGGTGGCAAAATTTTACAGTTCCACTTAATCCAGTGGGCACACCGAATTTAAGAATTTTCTCCACTTCGGCAGTTGTACAAACCAAATGATTCACCACTAGACTTGTCAAGCAATGCAGTTGTTAAAAATGCATATGCAAACTGGGATAAGATATATATAATATAGATAATTCATCTAAACTAATCATGGGTATTTCTGTGCTCTCGAATTTATAAAATATTCATAATTCTAACACCTTTATACAATTTTCCACCAAAAGAAATTTAAGTGTCTGACCAAAATAACCTTTCAAGTGTTAAATTTTATGCTGCAACTTTCTACATGAATTGCAAACTAAACCCAGATTTACTGtcacaaataaaaatataaactttTGAAACAAACTCCGCAAAACTTCACAAACCCTAACTCGCAAATCGGATACCATAAACAAATTTGGGCCTCAAAACTCAATATTAAGCTTTAATTAACAACCCCCATCCCAATTATTATTTCATTTGAGGATAATTGGAGTTTAAAACAAAGTTAACTGATAATAATTGGGGGTAATCAAGAAAAGTTAACAAAAAGGttaaatttgagaaaaaaacGGAAGTAAAACGGAAGAAAACAATGAAAGGGTTGGAAGTAGCATACACTTTAAAGAGGCGGTGTACTGAGGATAACACTGAGAATCGGAGATTCTAGCAGCGCTTGGATACGGCGGTGTTGACGCTCCCGATGCCCTTGCTGTTTCTTGTTCTACTCTGTGTGTCTGTCTCCCTCAATTAAGTTCATTTACAATTTACCCCTCTTGTGATTCACTTTACCCCTCTTGTAATTCACTTTTTGAAGCCCTTCATCTTTTCATATTTCCCCTTGAGCCATCTAAATTATTtaatcaaacttttttttttttgatactttggatgcggtccttaatCATTAACATTATTTAACTAAAATCTTAatggttttcaaagtttgatcaaagttcaTTGACTTTATACACCTGATTATATtactaataatatttttatttttatagttttgacattaattgtttggtattttatgagatttataatcctataaatttaaagtcCCTCATtgtaatactattagaaacggttacaataaaaaaaattcaaacattttgattgaataaaatgataaaaactatgtaacaataagaaataataaatggcaaaagaatgtatccatagtgtaaaaaaaattggtacattttacaaaaaaaaaaatgatacatttcacatataacaaagtggtacattaataaagaagaatgggtacaatataaataaattagggtacaaataaaagattagaaattatgaatacaaatgaatttttaaaaaatatgggcgctaaaagaaattaatatatgggtacaaattaaaactaaaaagaaaatactacaaattaaaaaaaaatgttgcaaattaaaagtgggtacaaactaaaaacataaatataggatacaaagtttagccataaaacataaatataccatatgtaatttttctatcattgattaaatatacaaatgTCAATTGACGGTaaacacatgggtacaaatacaaataaaactttaaaaaatatgggtacaaaaagaaattaatatatgggtacaaattaaaaatgaaaagaaaagtggtacaaattaaaaaaggtttgcgaattaaaaataggtacaaactatagataaaaatatatgataaaaaaaatatagatgtactaattgtaacatttttaacactaaaggaatatatttaaaaataaaaaaattttattattcaaataattaatgatgttattaatacccaaggaccttaatcaaaaattgaaaatgaataggttttaatcaatgtagtagcaaaatgaaggatgtgaacctaatttctcatttttttaaaaaataaatacatgtCTTCAAATATTATTGGGTTAGCAAACTAGATATTGCCTGATCAGTACCAAGTACAAGTATTATTCTatttgttgtaaaatcgacggtacGTGTGcaattgaataaatgaaataagACACAATATTTATGAGGTTCGTCTATAGTCAGTGTAACTAGAGTACGTCATCGGAGCATCAAtgatgctttcattgagagtctaGAATACTAGGAGTATAAAGATAACTCTTTCTATTCTCTCATATCTACTTCCTCTCTTCTTcatctctttaatgttgttttcTCTTCTTACACTTTGGCCTTCCTTATATAGGCAAATGGATAGGCAAGATGTTAAATTAAAACTTACCACACTC
This region of Malus domestica chromosome 07, GDT2T_hap1 genomic DNA includes:
- the LOC103412072 gene encoding cytochrome c oxidase-assembly factor COX23, mitochondrial-like encodes the protein GRQTHRVEQETARASGASTPPYPSAARISDSQCYPQYTASLKCLEENNSDKIKCQEHFDMYKECKKKERLARLERNKTRSLFS